From a single Miscanthus floridulus cultivar M001 chromosome 8, ASM1932011v1, whole genome shotgun sequence genomic region:
- the LOC136471347 gene encoding uncharacterized protein — MHKRSKSCEPYSKMEERVGCTTNAATSCDDSATGRAPSSVAAAAQCSTVSVFLAKINGAARLVTAVWSKSLINQSFTISIDRPGAGESDGPVTHKVELKPWPFWSKKGGKALDVGGGDRVDMFWDLRSAKFAGAGSSPEPAGGYYVALVSNDEVVLLLGDCKKDAYKRTKARPSLEDAVLVCRRESVFGRRSFAARARLDARRSKEHEIVIEYALAAAGSSRDPEMWITVDGFVLLHVKSLQWKFRGNETLLVDQAPVQVIWDVHDWLFAGPGTQAVFVFKTGAPPEIQEDSGGNGIQGEGTDFCFFLQAWRTE, encoded by the coding sequence ATGCACAAGCGATCCAAATCCTGCGAGCCTTACAGCAAGATGGAGGAGCGCGTCGGGTGCACCACCAATGCCGCGACGTCCTGCGACGACTCCGCCACCGGCAGGGCGCCGTCGTCGGTGGCCGCCGCGGCGCAGTGCTCCACGGTGTCGGTGTTCCTCGCCAAGATCAACGGCGCCGCGCGCCTCGTCACCGCCGTCTGGAGCAAGAGCCTCATCAACCAGTCCTTCACCATCTCCATCGACCGGCCCGGCGCCGGCGAGAGCGACGGGCCGGTCACCCACAAGGTGGAGCTGAAGCCGTGGCCGTTCTGGAGCAAGAAGGGCGGCAAGGCGCTGGACGTGGGCGGCGGCGACCGCGTCGACATGTTCTGGGACCTGCGCTCGGCCAAGTTCGCGGGGGCGGGCAGCAGCCCGGAGCCCGCCGGCGGCTACTATGTTGCGCTGGTCAGCAACGACGAGGTCGTCCTCCTGCTCGGCGACTGCAAGAAGGACGCGTACAAGCGGACCAAGGCCCGGCCGTCGCTGGAGGACGCCGTGCTGGTGTGCCGCCGGGAGAGCGTCTTCGGTCGCCGCAGCTTCGCGGCGCGCGCGCGGCTCGACGCCAGGAGGAGCAAGGAGCACGAGATCGTCATCGAGTACGCGCTCGCCGCCGCGGGCTCCAGCAGGGATCCCGAGATGTGGATCACGGTGGACGGCTTCGTGCTGCTGCACGTCAAGAGCCTGCAGTGGAAGTTCCGGGGCAACGAGACGCTGCTCGTCGACCAGGCGCCGGTGCAGGTCATCTGGGACGTGCACGACTGGCTCTTCGCTGGCCCGGGCACGCAGGCGGTCTTCGTCTTCAAGACCGGCGCGCCGCCGGAAATCCAAGAGGACAGCGGAGGGAATGGCATCCAGGGTGAAGGGACTGACTTCTGTTTCTTCCTCCAGGCATGGAGGACGGAATGA
- the LOC136471349 gene encoding peptidyl-prolyl cis-trans isomerase FKBP16-1, chloroplastic isoform X2: protein MCPSPSEPKKIPPARRSKASSLKATCALSRRRAVSELAVLGAVALSMPAQAAMSEPDIIRYRKLDSGVILEDVVDGEGPEARDGDLVQFNYVCRRANGYFVHSTVDQFSGESKPVTLALGGEEMIRGLKDVLIGMKAGGKRRALIPPEVGYISETLKPIPEEFGPRRSLLSHAKEPLVFEVQLLKIL from the exons AT GTGTCCGTCGCCGTCGGAACCGAAGAAGATCCCGCCGGCACGCCGCAGTAAGGCTTCGTCCCTGAAGGCAACCTGTGCGCTCTCTAGGCGGAGGGCAGTTTCAGAGCTGGCGGTTCTTGGTGCTGTGGCCCTCTCCATGCCGGCGCAAGCAGCAATGTCAGAGCCTGATATTATCAG GTACCGGAAGCTGGACAGCGGAGTCATACTCGAAG ATGTCGTCGATGGGGAGGGGCCTGAGGCACGGGATGGCGATCTGGTGCAGTTCAACTACGTCTGCCGCCGCGCAAACGGTTATTTCGTGCATAG CACGGTGGACCAGTTCAGCGGTGAGAGCAAGCCGGTGACACTTGCACTTGGCGGAGAAGAG ATGATTCGAGGCTTGAAAGACGTCCTAATTGGGATGAAGGCCGGAG GCAAGAGGAGGGCTCTGATTCCTCCTGAAGTAGGCTACATCAGTGAGACATTGAAGCCCATACCAGAAGAG TTTGGACCGCGGCGAAGTCTGCTGTCTCATGCCAAGGAGCCACTGGTGTTTGAGGTTCAGCTGCTGAAGATCCTGTGA
- the LOC136471349 gene encoding peptidyl-prolyl cis-trans isomerase FKBP16-1, chloroplastic isoform X1, with protein MESASLTSLANLFPCASSSPICRCPSPSEPKKIPPARRSKASSLKATCALSRRRAVSELAVLGAVALSMPAQAAMSEPDIIRYRKLDSGVILEDVVDGEGPEARDGDLVQFNYVCRRANGYFVHSTVDQFSGESKPVTLALGGEEMIRGLKDVLIGMKAGGKRRALIPPEVGYISETLKPIPEEFGPRRSLLSHAKEPLVFEVQLLKIL; from the exons ATGGAGTCTGCGTCGCTCACGTCACTCGCCAATCTATTCCCGTGCGCTTCCTCGTCTCCAAT ATGCAGGTGTCCGTCGCCGTCGGAACCGAAGAAGATCCCGCCGGCACGCCGCAGTAAGGCTTCGTCCCTGAAGGCAACCTGTGCGCTCTCTAGGCGGAGGGCAGTTTCAGAGCTGGCGGTTCTTGGTGCTGTGGCCCTCTCCATGCCGGCGCAAGCAGCAATGTCAGAGCCTGATATTATCAG GTACCGGAAGCTGGACAGCGGAGTCATACTCGAAG ATGTCGTCGATGGGGAGGGGCCTGAGGCACGGGATGGCGATCTGGTGCAGTTCAACTACGTCTGCCGCCGCGCAAACGGTTATTTCGTGCATAG CACGGTGGACCAGTTCAGCGGTGAGAGCAAGCCGGTGACACTTGCACTTGGCGGAGAAGAG ATGATTCGAGGCTTGAAAGACGTCCTAATTGGGATGAAGGCCGGAG GCAAGAGGAGGGCTCTGATTCCTCCTGAAGTAGGCTACATCAGTGAGACATTGAAGCCCATACCAGAAGAG TTTGGACCGCGGCGAAGTCTGCTGTCTCATGCCAAGGAGCCACTGGTGTTTGAGGTTCAGCTGCTGAAGATCCTGTGA
- the LOC136475981 gene encoding putative F-box protein At1g32420 yields the protein MDCNNDDLDKQNEATETQIFIPQDAQGIILAFLPGRDVIKSRSVCKFWQDCVEEPSFVDRHLNNSCRFHQSIACFTSLDHGLVHMYTFDPATMNFRSVELVFSSRFNMSGPCNGLVCAYDIKGDAEVLNPTTRKHFRLPDSVLKLQSLYSEYFVGFVPSTKEYKVVSIRHRVRFLTFEICTIGALSWRTWRTIHESAELLKATKAVIVNDGMYWLLLNEASSHLCREILTLNLTDESFSKIAIPDAVKNHNLELFEGEGKLRLLSTHSDGSNNIVSDIWVANLTSQDWIHLQTIVPRMPVGISPFFQLKTKMFFGNQKRLLCVDLQDGTVSYINMPPGETLISCGMFVESFAPAVTGMVSSTAASYGIRSCLAEPSSADPGPSFRGAGSSSASRGRSSGLTGWSSADLEQSFKRTKRTTNMQWKISKHRAS from the coding sequence ATGGACtgtaacaatgatgatcttgataaGCAGAATGAAGCAACGGAAACTCAAATATTCATTCCTCAAGACGCCCAAGGGATTATCCTTGCTTTTCTTCCTGGCAGGGATGTTATCAAGTCCCGCAGTGTGTGCAAGTTCTGGCAAGACTGTGTTGAAGAACCTAGTTTTGTGGACCGTCACCTGAATAATTCTTGCCGCTTCCACCAGTCCATTGCTTGTTTCACCTCGCTTGATCATGGCCTAGTCCACATGTACACATTTGATCCTGCCACAATGAATTTCAGAAGCGTGGAGCTTGTATTCTCAAGTAGGTTTAACATGTCAGGCCCCTGCAATGGCTTGGTGTGTGCCTATGATATAAAAGGCGATGCTGAGGTCTTGAATCCCACAACAAGGAAGCATTTTAGGCTCCCAGATTCAGTACTCAAGTTACAGTCTCTTTACTCTGAATATTTTgttggatttgtgccctccacaAAAGAGTACAAGGTGGTCTCTATCCGTCACCGAGTGCGGTTCTTGACATTTGAAATATGCACTATTGGTGCACTGTCATGGAGGACATGGAGGACAATACATGAATCTGCAGAGCTCCTAAAGGCAACAAAGGCAGTCATTGTTAACGATGGCATGTATTGGCTACTTCTTAACGAGGCTTCCTCCCATTTGTGTCGAGAAATCCTGACACTCAACCTGACAGATGAGAGTTTCTCAAAAATTGCCATCCCAGATGCTGTAAAAAACCATAATTTGGAACTATTTGAAGGGGAAGGAAAGCTTCGTTTGTTGTCAACACATTCTGATGGATCTAACAATATAGTGTCAGATATTTGGGTGGCAAACTTGACTAGTCAAGACTGGATCCACTTGCAGACTATCGTTCCTCGGATGCCTGTGGGCATAAGCCCATTTTTCCAGCTCAAGACTAAGATGTTCTTTGGCAACCAGAAGAGACTCCTCTGTGTAGATCTTCAGGATGGTACAGTTTCATACATCAACATGCCACCTGGTGAGACTTTGATATCTTGTGGCATGTTTGTGGAGAGCTTTGCACCTGCTGTGACAGGTATGGTGAGCTCGACTGCAGCATCGTATGGTATCCGTTCTTGTCTGGCTGAACCATCCTCGGCGGACCCTGGGCCATCTTTCCGTGGCGCAGGATCATCCTCTGCAAGCCGTGGGCGATCTTCTGGTCTCACTGGATGGTCCTCAGCTGACCTTGAGCAATCCTTTAAGAGAACAAAGAGAACGACAAACATGCAGTGGAAGATATCAAAACATAGAGCAAGCTAG
- the LOC136475980 gene encoding uncharacterized protein, which produces MAGREAGDCGGEGDGEEPARELPDDITDEILLRLPSRSALARAAAASCAFRARVSSPRFLRRHRSLHRDPGSLLGVFTFPLVPDGAHGGGSTGFHPAEPPHPAASAASAVAAAADFSFGFLPAAAADPSAAAGSEATATAEWMVRDYRDGRFLLDRMPSATGSTVFTELAVCDPLSRRYVLLPPIPDDLADTVHSVLTVFGGRRACEPFFAPADAETACSADDADADPPLTVFWTARSPRKMIAFAFSSRDGRWRALESPHCFVWRRHRSPFSCPISAVWNRRHYAHGRFYWVDCLTSRWLVLDARTMELSLEVIPSPAGYWEEHVAVVEAPDGKLGVFAHGFHHPGGKANLHYYTIVHDTEAGGSDARRWQLEKTIPLPWPSDHRPFCLRGTGNGCLIIEVCEEKPVFMTSHRVRDAELFKIDVKSFQLQKICRARCAGSAAGECCWPYFGFPPSLSLPTV; this is translated from the coding sequence ATGGCCGGCCGCGAGGCAGGCGACTGCGGCGGCGAGGGAGACGGAGAGGAGCCGGCCCGTGAGCTCCCCGACGACATCACGGACGAGATCCTGCTCCGCCTGCCGTCGCGCTCCGCGCTGGCGCGCGCCGCGGCGGCGAGCTGCGCCTTCCGCGCGCGCGTCTCCTCCCCGCGCTtcctccgccgccaccgctcGCTGCACCGGGACCCCGGCTCGCTCCTCGGGGTCTTCACCTTCCCCCTCGTCCCCGACGGTGCGCACGGCGGCGGCAGCACGGGCTTCCACCCCGCCGAGCCGCCGCACCCGGCGGCGTCCGCCGccagcgccgtcgccgccgcggccgACTTCTCCTTCGGGTTCCTCCCGGCCGCAGCGGCGGACCCCTCCGCCGCGGCTGGGTCTGAGGCGACCGCGACGGCCGAGTGGATGGTCCGGGACTACCGCGACGGCCGCTTCCTCCTCGACCGCATGCCGTCGGCCACCGGGAGCACCGTCTTCACCGAGCTCGCCGTCTGCGACCCGCTGTCCCGCCGCTACGTCCTGCTCCCGCCCATCCCGGACGACCTCGCCGACACCGTCCACAGCGTGCTCACCGTCTTCGGCGGCCGCCGCGCGTGCGAGCCCTTCTTCGCGCCCGCCGACGCCGAGACCGCCTGCAGCGCggacgacgccgacgccgacccgCCTCTCACCGTGTTCTGGACGGCCCGCTCCCCGAGGAAGATGATCGCCTTCGCCTTCTCGTCGCGCGACGGCCGGTGGCGCGCGCTCGAGTCGCCGCACTGCTTCGTCTGGCGCAGGCACCGCTCCCCGTTCAGCTGCCCCATCAGCGCCGTCTGGAACCGCCGCCACTACGCGCACGGTCGCTTCTACTGGGTGGACTGCCTCACCAGCCGCTGGCTCGTGCTCGACGCGCGCACCATGGAGCTCTCCCTCGAGGTCATCCCGTCGCCGGCCGGCTACTGGGAGGAGCACGTCGCCGTCGTGGAGGCCCCGGACGGGAAGCTGGGCGTCTTCGCGCACGGCTTCCACCACCCCGGCGGCAAAGCCAATCTGCACTACTATACGATCGTGCACGACACGGAAGCCGGCGGCAGCGACGCGCGGCGGTGGCAGCTGGAGAAGACGATCCCGCTGCCGTGGCCGTCGGACCACCGCCCTTTCTGCCTCCGGGGCACGGGCAacgggtgcctcatcattgaagtcTGCGAGGAAAAACCAGTATTCATGACGAGCCACCGCGTCAGGGACGCTGAGCTCTTCAAGATCGACGTCAAGAGTTTCCAGCTCCAGAAGATCTGCCGGGCACGGtgcgccggcagtgctgccggcGAGTGCTGCTGGCCATACTTCGGCTTCCCGCCATCGCTGTCGTTGCCCACTGTGTGA